The DNA sequence CCGAATTGCCGCAGGATAAACTGCGTAAAGGAAACCTGGCGTCTTATGAATGGGAGCAGCTGCATGCCAAGATCGGGAAACTGGTAGAAGCGCCCATCTTTATTGACGATACGCCCGCCCTGAGCATTTTTGAACTGCGCGCTAAATGCCGGAGGATGAAAGCGCAGCATAATATTGAACTGGTGGTCGTAGATTATCTCCAGCTTATGAAAGGTTCGATGGATAATAACCGTACCGGAAACCGCGAACAGGAGATCAGCTCCATTTCCAGGGGCCTGAAAGCAATTGCAAAGGAACTGGAGGTACCGGTAATCGCGTTGTCCCAGCTGAGCCGTGAGGTGGAAAAGCGGGGAGGTAACCGGCGCCCCATCCTGTCCGACCTCCGGGAATCGGGTTCCATTGAGCAGGATGCGGATATGGTGATCTTTATCAATCGCCCGGAATATTACGGGCTTACTGAGAATGAAGAGGGAATGCCTACGCAGGGCCTGGCGGAGATCATCATCGCCAAACACCGTAATGGTGAAGTTACTGATGTAAACCTGAGGTATATCAACAAATACGTAAAGTTCACCGACTGGGAGGAACATTACGTAACCGACAACAGTTATGGCCCGCTTTCAGGCATCTCGCCTTCAGCTACCTTTGATTCCCAGTCTCCGGGCACCATTATCCTGCCTTCCAAGATGGACGATATAGATGATGATGAGGTTCCTTTTTAATATCTTACCTGTCTTTGTGCGTCTTGAACCATTGGTCCAGGGAAAGCGGGCCGGAGCCTGCTACCAGGAACAGGATCAGTAGCAGTAACACCAGGATAGAAAGCCATAATTCCGAATTAACGGCAGAAAGGCCCCGTGTTATATTTACAAAAAATACGGCCCCGATTAAAATAGGGATCTGGACCGCCGCGGCCAGTCGGGTAAGCAAGCCAAAAAATATAAGCACCCCTCCTACCAAATGGGCAAACGCCACGTAATGAATGCTCATCCAGCCCATGAATCCAAACCTGCTTTCCATCACCGCTTGAACAGCATCACTGTTGTTAAGAAAGTAAATGCCTTTCATCAGGATAATGACTCCAAGAAAAATACGTACAAAGTCCAGCCAAACGGGATGATGAGTATCGCCCCATAGCTCCAGTTTATGGATCATGTTCATGGGAACTCCTTTCTGATTTTACCTTTTTCAGGCACAAATTCTCTGCCAGTTTCAGGAACCAGGCAATGCAGCTACCCGCCGGGTTACAACAGCGAGAACAGGTCTTTTACCCCCAGCAGACGAGGGCTCACAAAACCTTCGGCATATGCAGTGCCCAGGGTTTTGCCCCATTCGGCAGACCGGCCCATGATGGCTTCCATAAAGGCAGGCCTGGATATATAAGTTTCCGGTTCATTGCTTGCATAGTCCGGGCTATGGAACTGGGACTTAAATGCCCGGATTGCCGCTTCTTTCACCTGGATCACTTCTGAAATATCCACCAGGATATCGGGCCGGAGCATCCTGTCCTGGATATAATGGAGGAACAATCCCGGCCGCCAGGCTTCCTGCGGTTTTCCTTCCAGCTCCGTTTCAATTTTACGGAGGCCCGAAAGAAAATATGCGTCATAAGCCAAACTGCCACCTCTCCCATGGTCGGGATGGCGGTCGTGGGGCGCATTGGCAAGAATAATGTCCGGCTGGTACTGGCGGATCTTTTTAATGAGAGCCAGCTGATTTTCACGGTTATTTTCAAAGAAGCCATCGGGAAAATCCATGTTTTCGCGCACGGAAAGACCCAGGATCTCTGCAGCGGCGGCCGCTTCTTCCGTTCTGAGTCCGGCCGTACCGCGCGTTCCCAGCTCACCCCTGGTCAGGTCAATAACCCCCGCTTTTTTTCCCATGCGGGTATATTTTGCAATAGTGCCGGCGCAGCCCAGTTCTGCATCATCCGGGTGTGCGGCCAGGATAAGTATATCCAATTTCATTACTTAGATCGTTTTGATTTTGCTTTTTCGCCGGGTTCTTCGATTGAAAGCAGGCGGTTAATTTTCTTCCGGACTCGGAGAGACGTGGGCTTGGTGAAAGGATAAAAGAAATCCGTCACCTGTCCGTTCCTGTCCACCAGGTATTTATGAAAGTTCCAAAGAGGAGAAGCTTTTATTTTGCCATTTTGCTTTTTATCGCTCAGGAATTTATAGAGTGGATGAGCGTAGGGGCCCCGGACAATCGTTTTGGAAAAAATGGGAAAGGTAACACCATA is a window from the Anseongella ginsenosidimutans genome containing:
- the bshB1 gene encoding bacillithiol biosynthesis deacetylase BshB1 — protein: MKLDILILAAHPDDAELGCAGTIAKYTRMGKKAGVIDLTRGELGTRGTAGLRTEEAAAAAEILGLSVRENMDFPDGFFENNRENQLALIKKIRQYQPDIILANAPHDRHPDHGRGGSLAYDAYFLSGLRKIETELEGKPQEAWRPGLFLHYIQDRMLRPDILVDISEVIQVKEAAIRAFKSQFHSPDYASNEPETYISRPAFMEAIMGRSAEWGKTLGTAYAEGFVSPRLLGVKDLFSLL
- a CDS encoding DoxX family protein, which gives rise to MNMIHKLELWGDTHHPVWLDFVRIFLGVIILMKGIYFLNNSDAVQAVMESRFGFMGWMSIHYVAFAHLVGGVLIFFGLLTRLAAAVQIPILIGAVFFVNITRGLSAVNSELWLSILVLLLLILFLVAGSGPLSLDQWFKTHKDR
- a CDS encoding glutathione peroxidase, which encodes MDKTIFRFSIEKINGQKISLSEYEGKVLLIVNTATECGLTPQLKELEELYRKYRGQDFEIIGIPSNDFGRQEPRQGEEITKFCRENYGVTFPIFSKTIVRGPYAHPLYKFLSDKKQNGKIKASPLWNFHKYLVDRNGQVTDFFYPFTKPTSLRVRKKINRLLSIEEPGEKAKSKRSK